GACTCCTCAAGATCAAACCTACCTGCTGAAAGCCGCCCTTACGGGTGACGTTCGTCAAATGGATCAAGCGTCAAAAATCCTTGCAGGCGTGGCGATGCTGCTTAATGACCATGACCTTGATGGCCTGAAACGTGAGGCACTGATTGAAACGCTGTGGCTGCTATCCAGCACCTTTGAGGAGCGCCGTGACTGGCTTCAAGAGGAGGGCTATGTATGCAGCGAGCAATAAAAACGCCCAGCCTTGGGGGGGCGTGGGCGCTATCGAAGGTCGTTTCTGAACAGATCGCCATAGAGAACAAACTGGCTGAAAGCATTGTCGCCTATTACGGCCTCAGTGTCAGCCCTATTGGTGATGGCGAGATTCACCGACACGACCACCCTGAAGGCCGCAAGGGCAATAACCGCCTTTGGTACGTACTGCATCATGATTTTGGCGTACATGGCGATTGGTCTACCGGGGAACAGCACAGCGTATTTGCCAGCGATACCCCAGACCCGAAGGCAGCCGAGAAGGCCAGAAAGGAGGCCGACAAGCGCCGCGCTGAGCGACAGGCAGAGCGCGAACGTGGCTATGCCCTGGTAGCCAGCCAGACGCGCCAAGAATGGCCGCTGCTGACACCTGCAAGCGTTACCCATGCCTACCTAGCCACCAAGGGCGTCAAGCCCCACAACCTGCGCCAAATGCGCGGCCTGCTGGTAGTTCCGCTTACCGATGGGCAACGCCTGGTTAACTGGCAGACCATCGCGGCGGATGGGGCCAAATACTTTAAGACAGGGGGCAAGGTAAAAGGCTGCTATTCCCCCATAGGAAGTATTGAGCCACATCAACCGCTGCTAATCGCTGAAGGCTGGGCGACCGCTGCCACGCTGCATGAGGCAACAGGCTACGCGGTGGCCGCTGCCATGAATGCGGGCAACCTACTACCCGTGGCGAAAAGCCTACGCGAACGCTACCCCACTCAACCCATCATCGTTTGCGCTGATAACGACCATGGCACCGCTGGCAATCCTGGCGTTACCAAGGGCAAGGAAGCCGCCTCAGCCATTGGGGCGCGTTGTGTCTGGCCTGAGACTCACGAGGGAGTGACTGACTTTAATGACCTAGCGCGGCTAGGTGGAGGGCTGGCGCTATGAGTC
This Vreelandella neptunia DNA region includes the following protein-coding sequences:
- a CDS encoding toprim domain-containing protein translates to MQRAIKTPSLGGAWALSKVVSEQIAIENKLAESIVAYYGLSVSPIGDGEIHRHDHPEGRKGNNRLWYVLHHDFGVHGDWSTGEQHSVFASDTPDPKAAEKARKEADKRRAERQAERERGYALVASQTRQEWPLLTPASVTHAYLATKGVKPHNLRQMRGLLVVPLTDGQRLVNWQTIAADGAKYFKTGGKVKGCYSPIGSIEPHQPLLIAEGWATAATLHEATGYAVAAAMNAGNLLPVAKSLRERYPTQPIIVCADNDHGTAGNPGVTKGKEAASAIGARCVWPETHEGVTDFNDLARLGGGLAL